The following are encoded in a window of bacterium genomic DNA:
- a CDS encoding DMT family protein, with protein sequence MKTVILLTISNIFMTFAWYGHLKHKNKALWVVILVSWMIAFFEYCFQVPANRIGHASFTAAQLKTIQEVITLVVFSVFSVLYLREEFKWNYLVGFLFMICAVFFVFKKW encoded by the coding sequence TTGAAAACAGTCATCCTTTTAACCATATCCAACATCTTCATGACATTCGCCTGGTACGGGCATCTCAAGCACAAGAATAAGGCGCTCTGGGTTGTTATTCTCGTGAGCTGGATGATAGCGTTCTTTGAATACTGTTTCCAGGTTCCCGCTAACCGTATCGGTCACGCCTCTTTCACCGCCGCACAGCTCAAGACCATTCAGGAGGTTATCACGCTCGTTGTGTTCAGCGTCTTTTCGGTGCTGTACCTCCGTGAGGAGTTCAAGTGGAATTACCTTGTCGGTTTTCTCTTCATGATCTGCGCCGTGTTCTTCGTCTTTAAAAAATGGTAA
- a CDS encoding carbon-nitrogen hydrolase family protein gives MYAASSVHRFGHMINDHSSKVFGRYFIILVVVTAVILSGTVFGQPSRETILFQADTFQSVESAAAGGWVQYSQRVEISPEFFVAALPSIGGEGSLGISGASNSSANGCWRRMVTGISGGNYYRFEASYTVRSVPNPRIQVLARLDWRDRKDERIGQPEYIPDGVVHEGWQEVSGIFRAPVGTASVMIELHLGFCDQGTVWWDGIRLAQVPAPPKRIVRVGTVNCFPRNTASSTESVEQFCKLAGDAGKKGCDIVCLGEGINLVGVRGAQYTDIAEPIPGPTTQRLGEVARKWNMYIVAALGERDGAAVYNTGVLIDRQGRVAGIYHKVHLPREEVESGVTPGNSYPVFDTDFGRIGIMICWDNQYAEPARALAFQGAEIVFLPIWGGNATLTQARCIENQVYVVSCGYDIGCTIYDPWANLLAEAKDRPGFTVAEIDLNEPHPEQWLGNMRHRFYREMRADIPVPGLK, from the coding sequence ATGTACGCCGCATCGTCAGTTCATCGTTTCGGACACATGATCAATGACCACTCTTCGAAAGTATTCGGACGGTATTTCATCATCCTTGTGGTTGTTACCGCAGTAATTCTGTCGGGAACAGTATTTGGTCAGCCATCGCGGGAGACCATACTGTTTCAGGCGGATACCTTCCAGTCGGTTGAATCGGCTGCCGCCGGAGGCTGGGTGCAGTACAGCCAGCGCGTCGAAATCAGTCCCGAATTTTTTGTCGCCGCTCTTCCGAGCATCGGCGGCGAGGGCAGTCTCGGCATTTCCGGCGCGTCCAACAGCTCTGCAAACGGGTGCTGGCGCAGGATGGTTACCGGTATATCGGGAGGGAATTACTACCGTTTCGAGGCGTCATACACCGTGCGGAGCGTTCCCAACCCGCGAATACAGGTTCTTGCCCGTCTCGACTGGCGTGACAGAAAAGACGAACGGATCGGTCAGCCGGAATATATCCCCGATGGGGTCGTTCATGAAGGCTGGCAGGAGGTGAGCGGTATCTTCCGGGCTCCCGTTGGGACGGCCTCGGTCATGATAGAGCTGCACCTCGGATTCTGCGATCAGGGTACGGTCTGGTGGGACGGCATCAGGCTGGCGCAGGTTCCCGCGCCTCCCAAACGGATCGTGCGCGTGGGTACTGTCAACTGCTTTCCGAGAAACACGGCGTCGAGTACGGAAAGCGTCGAGCAGTTCTGTAAGCTCGCCGGAGATGCCGGGAAAAAAGGATGCGACATAGTCTGTCTCGGCGAGGGAATCAATCTCGTTGGAGTCCGGGGGGCGCAGTATACGGACATTGCCGAGCCGATCCCCGGCCCGACGACGCAGAGGCTTGGTGAGGTTGCCCGGAAATGGAACATGTATATTGTGGCAGCCCTCGGCGAACGGGATGGCGCTGCAGTTTACAATACCGGCGTTCTTATTGACCGTCAGGGCAGAGTCGCCGGGATTTACCACAAGGTTCACCTCCCGCGCGAGGAGGTCGAAAGCGGCGTCACCCCCGGAAATTCCTACCCCGTGTTCGACACTGATTTCGGCCGTATCGGCATTATGATCTGCTGGGACAACCAGTATGCGGAGCCGGCCCGGGCGCTCGCATTTCAGGGCGCGGAGATCGTCTTCCTCCCCATCTGGGGCGGGAACGCCACCTTAACACAGGCACGGTGCATCGAGAATCAGGTTTATGTGGTGAGCTGCGGCTATGACATCGGGTGCACCATCTACGATCCCTGGGCCAATCTGCTTGCCGAGGCAAAAGACCGTCCCGGCTTTACCGTTGCGGAAATCGACCTCAACGAACCGCACCCGGAGCAGTGGCTCGGCAACATGCGTCATCGCTTCTACCGGGAGATGCGGGCAGATATTCCCGTTCCCGGCCTGAAATGA